One region of Microbacterium sp. M28 genomic DNA includes:
- a CDS encoding ABC transporter ATP-binding protein, which yields MSAVIEERRPVLSVSDLTVVYEVDTPVTAVRNASFDLAAGEILGLAGESGCGKTTLAYAINRLHKPPARITTGSIVFHGRGGDVDLLELGDEKLRAFRWSELSMVFQGAMNALNPVTSIRVQLEDVLQAHRPQMSRAERRARAADVLSRVGVDPARLTSYPHELSGGMRQRVMIAMAMILEPQVMIMDEPTTALDVVVQRDILREIVRLRDELGFAVIFITHDLPLLLEISDRIAVMLKGEIVELRSADEMYRDPHHEYTRKLLGSFPSLSGSRGSFIRTGIDVDAGADTEETPA from the coding sequence ATGAGTGCTGTCATCGAAGAACGCCGTCCAGTGCTGTCCGTCTCGGACCTCACAGTGGTCTACGAGGTCGACACTCCCGTCACCGCGGTGCGCAACGCGTCGTTCGACCTCGCCGCCGGGGAGATCCTCGGCCTCGCCGGTGAATCCGGATGCGGCAAGACGACGCTCGCCTACGCGATCAATCGGCTGCACAAGCCGCCGGCTCGGATCACGACCGGCAGCATCGTCTTCCACGGCCGAGGCGGTGACGTCGATCTGCTCGAGCTCGGCGACGAGAAACTGCGGGCGTTCCGCTGGTCCGAGCTGTCCATGGTGTTCCAGGGCGCGATGAACGCGCTCAACCCCGTCACCAGCATCCGCGTGCAGCTGGAGGATGTCCTGCAGGCCCATCGCCCGCAGATGTCGCGCGCCGAGCGACGCGCGCGTGCGGCGGATGTGCTCTCCCGCGTCGGCGTGGATCCGGCCCGGCTGACGTCCTATCCGCACGAGCTGTCCGGCGGCATGCGGCAGCGCGTCATGATCGCGATGGCGATGATCCTCGAACCGCAGGTCATGATCATGGACGAGCCGACCACCGCGCTCGACGTGGTCGTGCAGCGCGACATCCTCCGGGAGATCGTGCGTCTGCGCGACGAGCTCGGCTTCGCCGTGATCTTCATCACCCACGACCTGCCACTGCTGCTCGAGATCAGCGACCGCATCGCGGTGATGCTCAAGGGCGAGATCGTCGAGCTGCGTTCCGCCGACGAGATGTACCGGGATCCGCATCACGAGTACACCAGGAAGCTCCTGGGCTCGTTCCCGAGTCTCAGCGGCTCGAGGGGATCGTTCATCCGCACCGGAATCGACGTCGATGCCGGTGCCGACACCGAGGAGACGCCCGCATGA
- a CDS encoding AAA family ATPase: MSRVIFMCGPAGAGKSTFARRLEADGMTRLSFDQEAWRRGIRTMPLPAEMHRAIEAELRDRLIALVQAGIDVVLDFSFWSRLQRDAYRELLRPFGLEPETIYLATPRGIALQRVRDRATSHGDDFALDPDVAAAYFDHFEPPTEDEGPLTVIDRS; the protein is encoded by the coding sequence GTGAGCAGGGTCATCTTCATGTGCGGCCCTGCCGGGGCCGGCAAATCCACCTTCGCGCGTCGGCTCGAGGCCGACGGCATGACGCGATTGTCCTTCGATCAGGAAGCGTGGCGTCGCGGCATCCGGACGATGCCCTTGCCGGCCGAAATGCATCGGGCTATCGAGGCCGAGCTCCGCGACAGGCTGATCGCGCTGGTGCAGGCCGGCATCGACGTCGTCCTCGACTTCTCGTTCTGGTCGCGCCTACAGCGGGATGCCTATCGCGAACTGCTCAGACCCTTCGGGCTCGAACCGGAGACGATCTATCTGGCGACGCCCCGTGGCATTGCACTCCAGCGCGTGCGCGATCGAGCGACATCCCACGGCGACGATTTCGCACTCGATCCGGATGTCGCCGCGGCATACTTCGACCATTTCGAACCGCCCACCGAGGACGAAGGCCCGCTGACGGTCATCGACCGATCATGA
- a CDS encoding peptidase E yields the protein MRGTIVTLGGGGFSMSEDGSSAIDDFLLELCGKDLPRVCFIPTASGDSESYASRFEAAFDGRAVTSVLSLFGGLRDYGDPMSVGEQDLIYVGGGSTANLLALWRLHGLHSSLRSAAAGGTILAGISAGMNCWFEESSTDSFGPLAPLSDGLSFLPGSACPHYRGEPGRRDKYLGWVAEGVLQEGYAVDDHVALVFRDGELAEAVSERPEGRAFHVSRDGDGALESELGVRRLIA from the coding sequence ATGCGAGGAACGATCGTGACTCTCGGGGGAGGCGGTTTCTCGATGTCCGAGGACGGCTCCTCCGCGATAGACGACTTCCTGCTCGAGCTGTGCGGTAAGGATCTGCCCCGCGTCTGCTTCATTCCGACGGCCAGTGGCGACTCGGAGTCCTACGCGTCGAGGTTCGAGGCGGCCTTCGACGGGCGGGCAGTCACATCCGTGCTTTCGTTGTTCGGAGGCCTTCGGGACTACGGCGATCCCATGTCCGTGGGCGAACAGGACCTCATCTACGTCGGTGGAGGGTCCACGGCGAACCTGCTCGCGCTCTGGCGGCTGCACGGTCTGCACAGCTCCCTGCGCTCGGCGGCAGCGGGCGGAACCATCCTCGCGGGGATCAGCGCCGGGATGAACTGCTGGTTCGAGGAGTCCTCCACCGATTCCTTCGGACCTCTCGCGCCGTTGTCGGACGGACTCAGCTTTCTCCCCGGCAGTGCGTGTCCGCACTACCGGGGAGAGCCGGGGCGGCGCGACAAGTACCTGGGGTGGGTGGCCGAAGGCGTGCTGCAGGAGGGGTACGCGGTCGACGACCACGTTGCTCTTGTCTTCCGCGACGGCGAATTGGCCGAGGCCGTGTCGGAGCGTCCGGAGGGCCGCGCATTCCATGTCAGCCGCGACGGCGACGGCGCGCTGGAATCAGAGCTCGGGGTCAGGCGACTGATCGCCTGA
- a CDS encoding phosphotransferase has product MAELHDDTEITANLIRDLLRDQHADLADLPLREVEGGWGNQMWRLGDELAVRIQRMDTDFEHQLKERRWLPLLAPRLPLPIPVPVRNGAPSERFPKIWTVMTWVPGVPLDHASITRDDHAADALAAFLRALHVAAPADAPADAVRGGHPSDLADGFDDFLRSVDADAIGLDASAVRAVWDDAVAAPAWTGPAVWVHGDLHPANVVVADGTLAGVVDFGDLSAGDPAVDLAAAWLLLPAGTTTRFFAGYAEADDATIRRARGLAALKCLFLMLMGQNGDRGLPGGKAAWGPLGRAALDRVLT; this is encoded by the coding sequence ATGGCCGAGCTGCACGACGACACCGAAATCACCGCGAACCTCATCCGCGATCTGCTGCGAGACCAGCATGCGGACCTGGCAGATCTACCGCTTCGTGAGGTGGAGGGCGGCTGGGGCAACCAGATGTGGCGTCTCGGAGACGAGCTGGCCGTGCGGATCCAGCGCATGGATACCGATTTCGAACACCAGCTCAAGGAGCGTCGGTGGCTGCCGCTGCTCGCCCCGCGACTGCCTTTGCCCATCCCGGTCCCCGTGCGCAATGGTGCACCTTCCGAACGATTCCCGAAGATCTGGACGGTCATGACGTGGGTGCCTGGCGTTCCGCTGGACCACGCATCGATCACTCGCGATGATCACGCCGCTGACGCCTTGGCGGCGTTCCTCCGGGCGCTGCATGTGGCCGCGCCGGCGGATGCACCGGCGGACGCTGTTCGTGGTGGGCACCCGAGTGACCTCGCGGACGGCTTCGACGACTTTCTCCGTTCCGTCGATGCGGACGCGATCGGCCTTGACGCTTCCGCGGTTCGAGCGGTCTGGGACGACGCCGTCGCGGCCCCCGCATGGACAGGGCCGGCTGTGTGGGTGCACGGTGACCTGCATCCGGCGAACGTCGTGGTCGCAGACGGGACGCTGGCGGGCGTCGTGGACTTCGGCGACCTGTCCGCCGGTGACCCGGCCGTGGATCTCGCCGCTGCCTGGCTTCTGCTGCCGGCGGGTACGACAACCCGCTTCTTCGCCGGCTACGCCGAGGCTGACGACGCGACGATTCGGCGTGCCCGCGGGCTTGCCGCACTGAAGTGCCTCTTCCTGATGCTGATGGGCCAGAACGGCGATCGCGGACTGCCTGGAGGCAAGGCCGCGTGGGGGCCCCTGGGCCGGGCGGCTCTCGACCGCGTCCTCACGTGA
- a CDS encoding ABC transporter ATP-binding protein has product MTDVKVTDLVKEFSIRKGLRHQRFRAVDGVSFDLVPGRTVALVGESGSGKSTIARILSKLERPTSGSIEVTQADGRAVSGREYRSHVQMVFQDPFASLNPFHSIEHHIARPLRIHKRTRGAHETYERVIEMLERVNLDESFAQRRPHELSGGQRQRVAIARALAPGAQVVLADEPVSMLDVSIRLGVLNLLGRLQREDDLAVLYITHDLATARHFSDEILVLYKGRVVERGPADAVILDPHHDYTRLLAMAAPDPERIGKIVSGEKAPDRSKLDNSTCYNHFTGEWEGARTPAGVS; this is encoded by the coding sequence ATGACCGATGTGAAGGTCACAGACCTGGTCAAGGAGTTCAGCATCCGCAAGGGGCTGCGCCATCAGCGGTTCCGTGCCGTCGACGGCGTCTCGTTCGACCTCGTCCCCGGCCGGACGGTCGCGCTGGTCGGAGAGTCAGGATCGGGCAAATCGACCATCGCCCGCATCCTCTCCAAGCTCGAACGGCCCACCTCAGGCAGCATCGAGGTCACACAGGCGGACGGGCGTGCCGTATCGGGGCGCGAGTACCGCAGCCACGTGCAGATGGTCTTCCAGGATCCCTTCGCGTCCCTCAACCCGTTCCATTCGATCGAGCACCACATCGCGCGGCCGTTGCGGATCCACAAGCGCACGCGGGGGGCGCACGAGACCTACGAGCGCGTCATCGAGATGCTGGAGCGGGTGAACCTGGACGAGTCGTTCGCGCAACGGCGACCGCATGAGCTCTCCGGAGGCCAGCGCCAGCGCGTCGCGATCGCGCGGGCCCTCGCACCGGGTGCGCAGGTGGTGCTGGCCGACGAGCCGGTGTCGATGCTCGACGTCTCGATCCGACTCGGCGTGCTGAACCTGCTCGGCCGGCTGCAGCGCGAGGACGACCTGGCGGTGCTGTACATCACGCACGACCTCGCGACCGCGCGGCACTTCTCGGACGAGATCCTCGTGCTCTACAAGGGCCGCGTCGTCGAGCGGGGACCGGCCGATGCCGTGATCCTCGACCCGCACCACGACTACACCAGGCTGCTCGCGATGGCCGCTCCCGACCCGGAGCGCATCGGCAAGATCGTGAGCGGCGAGAAGGCGCCGGACCGCTCGAAACTGGACAACTCGACGTGCTACAACCACTTCACCGGTGAGTGGGAGGGCGCGCGGACGCCGGCCGGCGTGAGCTGA
- a CDS encoding alpha-galactosidase, translating to MPTIRRFHAAGTALLVAFRDHGLPEVLHWGEDVGDASAEALSALDATNARQISASALDVAWPLTILPTERDGWEGRPALSGAASGAPLHPDWSVTDVDADEHGFSIMASAEGMTLHSSLRFDDAGVLRIDHRVINDDDVPLTIAALDATLPVAARARELLDFTGRWTRERSPQRRPIAMGTHLRESRRGRTGHDAPTLAVAGTPGFGDRSGEVWAVHLAWSADAVYRTDRLPEGRSVLGAGELLRPDEIVLARGEAFAAPTAVFVWSDAGLDGLSARLHRSLRARSAHPSAPRPVVLNTWEAVYFDHTLEPLTALADVAAEVGVERFVLDDGWFLGRRSDTAGLGDWHVDGTVWPDGLHPIVEHVRALGMGFGLWVEPEMVSPDSALAAEHPEWLLRMPGRTTRSWRNQYVLDVAQPAVADYLLERLGALLTEYPIEFLKWDQNRDVLEAVHAGRAGIDAQTRAVYALLDELRRRHPGVEIESCSSGGARVDLGILEHADRIWASDTNDPLERSRIQRWTELLLPPELIGSHIGPATAHTTQRATELRFRIATTLFAHGGIETDITHLSADERADVKAWIGEYKRLRGLMRSGELVHGDGDDDGQVLTGVVSSDRRHGLFRLTREVTGEWAVPPALRLPGLDPRVDYCVRVVPALSARKFLDAKPVPWIAEGSCELPGSLLGAVGVRVPLLAPASALVLEVVAL from the coding sequence ATGCCCACCATTCGCCGCTTCCACGCCGCCGGCACTGCCCTGCTCGTCGCGTTCCGCGACCACGGACTGCCCGAAGTGCTGCACTGGGGAGAGGACGTCGGCGACGCATCCGCCGAGGCGCTCAGCGCACTCGACGCCACGAACGCACGGCAGATCTCGGCCAGCGCGCTCGACGTGGCGTGGCCGCTGACGATCCTGCCGACGGAGCGGGATGGATGGGAAGGGCGTCCGGCACTGTCGGGCGCGGCCTCCGGCGCGCCGCTGCACCCGGACTGGTCGGTCACGGACGTGGATGCCGACGAGCACGGGTTCTCGATCATGGCTTCGGCGGAAGGCATGACGCTGCACAGCTCGCTGCGGTTCGACGACGCGGGTGTGCTGCGCATCGATCACCGCGTGATCAACGACGATGACGTGCCACTGACCATCGCCGCGCTCGACGCGACGCTGCCGGTCGCGGCCCGCGCGCGGGAGCTGCTCGACTTCACCGGACGGTGGACGCGGGAGCGCTCGCCGCAGCGTCGTCCGATCGCGATGGGCACGCATCTGCGCGAGTCGCGGCGCGGCCGGACGGGGCACGACGCCCCGACGCTCGCTGTGGCGGGGACGCCGGGCTTCGGTGACCGCTCCGGTGAGGTCTGGGCCGTGCATCTCGCGTGGAGCGCGGATGCCGTCTACCGCACCGATCGGCTGCCGGAAGGGCGCAGCGTGCTGGGCGCGGGCGAGCTGCTGCGACCGGACGAGATCGTGCTCGCGCGCGGTGAGGCATTCGCGGCGCCGACGGCGGTGTTCGTGTGGAGCGACGCCGGACTCGACGGGCTCTCCGCGCGACTGCATCGGTCGCTGCGGGCGCGGTCCGCGCATCCTTCGGCTCCGCGTCCGGTGGTGCTGAACACCTGGGAAGCGGTCTACTTCGATCACACGCTCGAACCGCTGACCGCGCTCGCCGACGTGGCCGCCGAGGTCGGTGTCGAACGATTCGTGCTCGATGACGGCTGGTTCCTCGGACGCCGCAGCGACACTGCGGGGCTCGGCGATTGGCACGTCGACGGGACGGTCTGGCCGGATGGACTCCACCCGATCGTCGAGCACGTGCGCGCGCTCGGGATGGGATTCGGCCTGTGGGTCGAGCCGGAGATGGTCAGCCCGGACTCGGCTCTCGCGGCTGAGCATCCGGAATGGCTGCTCCGGATGCCGGGGCGGACCACCCGGTCGTGGCGCAACCAGTACGTGCTGGACGTCGCCCAGCCCGCGGTCGCGGACTACCTGCTGGAGCGGCTGGGGGCGCTGCTGACCGAGTACCCGATCGAGTTCCTGAAGTGGGATCAGAACCGGGACGTGCTGGAAGCGGTGCACGCCGGGCGCGCGGGGATCGATGCGCAGACCCGGGCCGTGTACGCGCTGCTGGATGAGCTGCGCCGCCGGCACCCGGGTGTCGAGATCGAATCCTGCTCCTCCGGAGGAGCTCGTGTCGACCTCGGCATCCTGGAGCACGCCGATCGGATCTGGGCATCCGACACGAACGACCCCCTCGAGCGCTCGCGCATCCAGCGCTGGACCGAGCTGCTGCTGCCACCCGAGCTGATCGGCAGCCACATCGGTCCGGCGACGGCCCACACGACGCAGCGGGCGACCGAGCTCCGGTTCCGGATCGCGACGACGCTGTTCGCGCACGGGGGTATCGAGACCGACATCACCCATCTGAGCGCAGACGAACGAGCGGACGTGAAAGCGTGGATCGGCGAGTACAAGCGCCTGCGCGGTCTCATGCGCTCGGGTGAGCTCGTGCACGGCGACGGGGATGATGACGGACAGGTGCTGACGGGCGTGGTGTCGTCGGACCGCCGTCACGGACTGTTCCGGCTGACGCGCGAGGTGACGGGAGAGTGGGCGGTGCCGCCGGCACTGCGTCTGCCCGGACTCGACCCCCGGGTGGACTACTGCGTGCGGGTGGTCCCTGCGCTGTCGGCGAGGAAGTTCCTGGACGCGAAGCCGGTGCCGTGGATCGCGGAGGGGAGCTGCGAGCTTCCCGGATCGCTGCTCGGCGCGGTCGGTGTGCGGGTGCCGCTGCTGGCACCGGCATCCGCGCTCGTGCTCGAGGTCGTGGCGCTCTGA
- a CDS encoding glycoside hydrolase family 36 protein: protein MTADHRSIRWDTPGLSVSFATPEDGPVSVLALRPAGSPSPAPVLPGGHGEQPLVELSAFGHGRFPGSYRHVDTVIGRDLRFASETRTEHDGRHELRLTQVDADRGIRVTSVFEAYGATAALRTWTEVTVATDLVIDVVSSFATGSFLADARAESVDALVLAHADNDWIAESRWHVEPLRAAGLVDVLRQAHHHQPPRTRIALGNRGSWSSGEKVPVAAVAAADTGYALAWQIEHNGPWLAELGENGHGAYLLLSGPTDQEHQWSVRLRDGETFVSVAVSIAVALGDATDALRALTDHRRAIRHPRAADDALPVVFNDYMNTLMGDPTTERLLPLVDAAAEAGADYFCIDAGWYADGHWWDGVGAWEPSTARFPGGIAEVTEHIRSRGMTPGLWLEPEVIGVRSPLAETLPDDAFFQRRGVRIAEHGRHLLDLRHPAARAHLDAVVDRLVDDYGIGFIKMDENTMTGPGSDLGGLAPGHGHLEHARALLDWIDAVQDRHPDLLIENCSSGAMRMDYALLSRLHMQSTSDQQDPVAYASIAAAAPAAILPEQAGNWAYPQTGMSAEARTFALVNGVLGRMYLSGYLNRMTPVEVDAVRAAVAAQKTVLADIRDRHPVWPLGLPAWDADWVSLGLHDATAAQAYVSVWRRAGDATASLHLPWARGRELEATPFFPADAAGWTWTWDAEAGVLETTAPTAEPSARTFDVRAL from the coding sequence ATGACAGCCGACCACCGCAGCATCCGCTGGGATACACCCGGCCTCTCCGTGAGCTTCGCCACCCCCGAGGACGGCCCGGTGTCGGTGCTCGCCCTGCGGCCGGCGGGATCGCCGTCGCCCGCACCCGTCCTTCCCGGCGGTCACGGCGAACAGCCCCTCGTGGAGCTCTCCGCCTTCGGCCACGGCCGGTTCCCGGGAAGCTACCGCCACGTGGACACGGTCATCGGGCGCGACCTCCGCTTCGCATCCGAGACGCGCACCGAGCACGACGGCCGTCACGAACTGCGCCTCACCCAGGTCGACGCCGACCGCGGCATCCGCGTGACCAGCGTCTTCGAGGCCTACGGGGCGACCGCAGCCCTGCGCACGTGGACCGAGGTGACGGTCGCCACCGACCTCGTGATCGATGTCGTGTCGAGCTTCGCGACCGGGTCCTTCCTCGCCGACGCGCGCGCCGAATCCGTCGACGCCCTCGTCCTCGCGCACGCCGACAACGACTGGATCGCCGAGAGCCGGTGGCACGTGGAGCCGCTCCGCGCCGCCGGCCTCGTCGACGTCCTCCGACAGGCGCACCACCACCAGCCGCCGCGCACCCGCATCGCGCTCGGGAACCGCGGCTCGTGGTCCAGCGGCGAGAAGGTCCCCGTCGCCGCGGTGGCCGCGGCGGATACCGGATACGCGCTGGCGTGGCAGATCGAGCACAACGGTCCCTGGCTGGCCGAGCTCGGCGAGAACGGCCACGGCGCCTACCTGCTGCTGTCCGGCCCGACCGACCAGGAGCACCAGTGGAGCGTGCGGCTGCGAGACGGTGAGACCTTCGTCTCGGTGGCCGTGTCGATCGCCGTCGCGCTGGGCGATGCGACGGACGCCCTGCGCGCCCTCACCGATCACCGCCGCGCGATCCGGCATCCCCGCGCCGCGGACGATGCGCTCCCGGTCGTGTTCAACGATTACATGAACACCCTCATGGGTGACCCGACCACCGAGCGGCTGCTCCCGCTCGTCGACGCCGCCGCCGAGGCGGGCGCCGACTACTTCTGCATCGACGCCGGCTGGTACGCCGACGGGCATTGGTGGGACGGCGTCGGCGCCTGGGAGCCGTCGACGGCGCGCTTCCCCGGCGGCATCGCCGAGGTCACCGAGCACATCCGCTCGCGCGGCATGACGCCGGGGCTGTGGCTGGAGCCGGAGGTCATCGGTGTGCGCTCCCCGCTGGCCGAGACCCTGCCGGACGACGCGTTCTTCCAGCGCCGCGGGGTGCGCATCGCCGAGCACGGTCGGCACCTCCTCGACCTGCGCCATCCGGCCGCCCGTGCGCATCTGGATGCCGTGGTCGACCGCCTCGTGGACGACTACGGCATCGGCTTCATCAAGATGGACGAGAACACGATGACCGGCCCGGGGAGCGACCTCGGCGGGCTCGCACCTGGCCACGGGCACCTCGAGCACGCCAGGGCGCTGCTGGACTGGATCGACGCCGTCCAGGACCGGCATCCGGACCTCCTCATCGAGAACTGCTCCTCCGGGGCGATGCGCATGGACTACGCCCTGCTGTCGCGTCTGCACATGCAGTCGACCTCGGATCAGCAGGACCCCGTCGCGTACGCGTCGATCGCCGCCGCCGCCCCGGCTGCCATCCTGCCCGAGCAGGCCGGCAACTGGGCCTACCCGCAGACCGGCATGAGCGCGGAGGCGCGCACCTTCGCCCTCGTGAACGGCGTGCTCGGCCGCATGTACCTGTCCGGATACCTCAATCGGATGACGCCCGTCGAGGTCGACGCCGTGCGGGCCGCGGTGGCCGCGCAGAAGACGGTGCTCGCCGACATTCGCGACCGCCATCCCGTCTGGCCCCTCGGCCTGCCCGCCTGGGACGCGGACTGGGTCTCGCTCGGCCTGCACGACGCGACAGCCGCGCAGGCCTACGTCTCCGTGTGGCGTCGTGCGGGCGACGCCACGGCATCCCTGCACCTGCCGTGGGCGCGAGGACGAGAGCTCGAGGCGACCCCGTTCTTCCCGGCGGATGCCGCCGGCTGGACCTGGACCTGGGATGCCGAGGCCGGTGTCCTCGAGACGACAGCGCCGACGGCGGAGCCGAGCGCCCGCACGTTCGACGTGCGGGCGCTGTGA
- a CDS encoding ABC transporter permease, translated as MTNIAPETETSVADGTELIITRQQRDGARRRSRSALRQMLPTMTPWLATGLILIGAIALFGLIGPMFVGDPAAISNIGLTPPSAEHLMGTTQTGQDVFAQLAYATRGSLEIGIIVGILATVLSAFFGILGAYIGGFADEAFSLLSNVFLVIPGLPLVIVISGFVPAEARGLWTIAVVLAITSWAGSARVLRAQTLSIRSRDYVAANRVAGERAWRVIVVEILPNLLPVLASQFVFAVIAAILGEAGLSFLGLGASNASTLGTMLFYAQNGFALPLGAWWWFIPPGLIIALFGMGLSLVNFSIDEIINPKLKNVRLHARTERRERRASHKKERA; from the coding sequence ATGACCAACATCGCACCGGAAACGGAAACCTCGGTCGCCGACGGCACCGAGCTCATCATCACCCGCCAGCAGCGCGACGGCGCACGCCGGCGATCGCGTTCGGCCCTACGGCAGATGCTTCCGACGATGACCCCGTGGCTCGCCACCGGACTCATCCTCATCGGCGCCATCGCCCTGTTCGGACTGATCGGCCCGATGTTCGTGGGCGATCCGGCGGCCATCAGCAACATCGGTCTGACCCCGCCCTCGGCCGAGCACCTGATGGGAACCACCCAGACCGGCCAGGACGTCTTCGCGCAGCTCGCATACGCCACGCGCGGCTCGCTCGAGATCGGCATCATCGTCGGCATCCTCGCAACCGTGCTCTCGGCCTTCTTCGGCATCCTGGGCGCCTACATCGGGGGCTTCGCCGACGAGGCGTTCTCGCTGCTGTCGAATGTCTTCCTCGTGATCCCCGGCCTCCCGCTCGTCATCGTCATCTCGGGTTTCGTACCAGCCGAAGCGCGCGGGCTGTGGACGATCGCCGTGGTCCTCGCGATCACGAGCTGGGCCGGATCGGCCAGAGTGCTGCGAGCGCAGACGCTGTCCATCCGCAGCCGTGACTACGTCGCAGCCAACCGCGTCGCGGGCGAACGCGCGTGGCGCGTCATCGTCGTCGAGATCCTGCCGAACCTGCTGCCCGTGCTGGCCTCGCAGTTCGTCTTCGCGGTCATCGCCGCGATCCTCGGCGAGGCCGGACTGTCGTTCCTCGGACTCGGGGCGTCCAACGCCTCGACTCTGGGCACGATGCTGTTCTACGCGCAGAACGGCTTCGCCCTGCCGCTCGGAGCCTGGTGGTGGTTCATCCCGCCAGGGCTCATCATCGCCCTGTTCGGCATGGGCCTGTCGCTGGTGAACTTCTCCATCGACGAGATCATCAACCCCAAGCTCAAGAACGTGCGCCTGCACGCGCGCACCGAGCGTCGTGAACGCCGCGCATCGCACAAGAAGGAGCGTGCCTGA
- a CDS encoding ROK family transcriptional regulator, translated as MAEMSAPMRAALLEVLIHGELPRAEIARRLLLSRASLTRITRQLVDGGFLTEGETRLVGQTGRPSEMLSVRAEALHFLGIKLTGDRLYAVVTDLSARIVAAAEQSIESREPVDVVAQIAAVAREFAEAGHELSAVGIALAGRARQGQGGAVVERSAFLDWTDVALGPLVAEATGLPCSVENDVQALTATEHWFGAGAGIDDMALITVGVGIGCGLVVNGEVVEGAHARAGQMSHMIVDEAGPYCGLGHRGCVSSLLVNAAISKAVRRAEDEYEQSVEDARGGDPIALAAFADAGRALGALIAMVVNLVDPKKVVLTGDGIAVHELGGDAMRAALAERLDKDAAEVDLDVRAWDFSKWARAGAGIAIRGMLT; from the coding sequence ATGGCCGAAATGTCGGCACCGATGCGCGCGGCTCTGCTGGAGGTTCTCATCCACGGCGAGCTGCCGCGCGCCGAGATCGCACGGCGGCTCCTGCTGTCCAGGGCGAGCCTGACCCGCATCACGAGACAGCTCGTCGACGGGGGATTCCTGACCGAGGGGGAGACCCGGCTGGTCGGCCAGACCGGCCGCCCGTCGGAGATGCTCTCGGTGCGCGCCGAGGCGCTGCACTTCCTCGGGATCAAGCTCACCGGTGACCGGCTCTACGCCGTCGTCACCGATCTGTCCGCGCGCATCGTCGCGGCCGCGGAACAGTCGATCGAGTCCCGGGAGCCCGTGGATGTGGTGGCTCAGATCGCCGCCGTCGCACGCGAGTTCGCCGAGGCGGGGCATGAGCTTTCCGCCGTCGGCATCGCGCTGGCAGGTCGCGCTCGTCAGGGGCAGGGCGGTGCCGTCGTGGAGCGCTCGGCGTTCCTGGACTGGACCGATGTCGCCCTGGGGCCCCTCGTGGCGGAGGCCACAGGGCTGCCGTGCTCCGTCGAGAACGACGTCCAGGCGCTGACGGCGACCGAGCACTGGTTCGGGGCGGGGGCGGGCATCGACGACATGGCGCTGATCACCGTGGGCGTCGGCATCGGGTGCGGTCTGGTCGTCAACGGCGAGGTCGTCGAAGGCGCGCACGCGCGGGCCGGTCAGATGAGCCACATGATCGTCGACGAGGCAGGGCCCTACTGCGGGCTCGGACACCGGGGGTGCGTGTCGAGTCTGCTCGTGAATGCGGCGATCAGCAAGGCCGTGCGTCGGGCCGAGGATGAGTACGAGCAGTCCGTCGAGGACGCCAGGGGCGGCGATCCGATCGCACTGGCGGCGTTCGCCGATGCCGGGCGGGCGCTCGGCGCGCTCATCGCCATGGTCGTCAATCTCGTCGACCCGAAGAAGGTCGTGCTCACCGGCGACGGCATCGCGGTGCACGAGCTGGGTGGAGATGCGATGCGCGCGGCGCTCGCCGAGCGACTCGACAAGGACGCCGCTGAAGTGGATCTCGACGTGCGGGCGTGGGACTTCTCGAAGTGGGCTCGGGCGGGTGCCGGAATCGCGATTCGAGGGATGCTCACCTAG